A region from the Streptomyces tsukubensis genome encodes:
- a CDS encoding roadblock/LC7 domain-containing protein: MTAPHAAADATGGRPLDRSGAGTLDWLLDELVERVGSIRRALVLSSDGLATGTSRELSREDAEHLAAVASGFHSLAKGVGRHFDAGQVRQTVVELDEAFLFVTAAGDGSCLAVLADADSDVGQIAYEMTLMVKRVGVHLSTAPRTGRSAAGG, from the coding sequence ATGACCGCACCGCACGCCGCAGCAGACGCCACCGGCGGACGCCCGCTCGACCGGAGCGGCGCGGGCACGCTCGACTGGCTGCTCGACGAGCTGGTCGAGCGGGTCGGCAGCATCCGCCGGGCGCTCGTGCTCTCCAGCGACGGACTGGCGACCGGCACCTCGCGCGAGCTGAGCCGGGAGGACGCGGAGCACCTCGCCGCCGTGGCCTCCGGATTCCACTCCCTCGCCAAGGGGGTGGGGCGGCACTTCGACGCCGGACAGGTCCGGCAGACCGTGGTGGAGCTGGACGAGGCGTTCCTCTTCGTGACGGCGGCGGGAGACGGCAGCTGTCTTGCGGTCCTCGCCGACGCGGACTCGGACGTCGGACAGATCGCCTACGAGATGACGCTCATGGTCAAGCGGGTCGGCGTCCATCTCTCCACGGCTCCCCGGACCGGTCGATCCGCAGCCGGGGGGTGA
- a CDS encoding DUF742 domain-containing protein has translation MVRPYAMTRGRTSSTSQHHRLDLIALVVPEPTAGSGGHGHHLSPEHVDIVERCERSPQSIAELAAGLDLPVGVIRVLVGDLVEDELVQVTRPVPPAELPDVNILREVINGLRAL, from the coding sequence GTGGTCCGCCCGTACGCGATGACCCGGGGCCGTACCAGCAGCACCTCCCAGCACCACCGGCTCGACCTCATCGCGCTCGTCGTCCCGGAACCCACGGCCGGATCCGGCGGCCACGGACACCATCTCTCCCCGGAGCACGTCGACATCGTCGAGCGGTGCGAGCGCAGCCCGCAGTCGATCGCCGAGCTCGCCGCAGGTCTCGATCTCCCCGTCGGCGTGATCCGCGTCCTCGTCGGCGATCTCGTCGAGGACGAACTCGTGCAGGTAACCCGTCCCGTTCCGCCGGCCGAGCTGCCGGACGTGAACATTCTCCGCGAGGTGATCAATGGTCTCCGGGCGCTCTAG
- a CDS encoding GTP-binding protein: protein MVSGRSSTARRRAPLALKILVAGGFGVGKTTLVGAVSEIRPLRTEEDLSEVGRPVDDTGGVEAKTTTTVAMDFGRITLREDLVLYLFGTPGQDRFWFLWDELAQGSLGAVVLADTRRLADSFAAVDYFERRGIPFTVAVNCFEGTERFPATSVRAALDLDAGVPLLLCDARERESVKTVLVTVVEHALDLVDPGHRHATT from the coding sequence ATGGTCTCCGGGCGCTCTAGTACGGCGCGGCGCAGGGCGCCGCTGGCTCTGAAGATCCTGGTCGCCGGTGGTTTCGGGGTCGGCAAGACGACCCTGGTCGGCGCGGTCAGCGAAATCCGGCCGCTGCGCACCGAGGAGGACCTCAGCGAGGTCGGCCGCCCGGTGGACGACACCGGCGGAGTCGAGGCCAAGACGACGACCACGGTCGCCATGGACTTCGGCCGGATCACCCTCCGCGAGGACCTGGTCCTCTATCTCTTCGGCACCCCGGGGCAGGATCGTTTCTGGTTCCTCTGGGACGAACTGGCCCAGGGTTCGCTGGGTGCCGTGGTGCTGGCCGACACCCGTCGGCTGGCGGACTCCTTCGCCGCCGTCGACTACTTCGAGCGCCGGGGCATCCCGTTCACCGTCGCCGTCAACTGCTTCGAGGGTACGGAACGGTTCCCCGCGACCTCCGTACGCGCGGCGCTGGACCTCGACGCCGGGGTACCGCTCCTGCTGTGCGACGCACGGGAGCGCGAATCGGTGAAGACGGTCCTCGTCACGGTGGTCGAGCACGCACTCGACCTGGTGGACCCGGGACACCGGCACGCGACGACCTGA